From a single Chloroflexia bacterium SDU3-3 genomic region:
- a CDS encoding amino acid adenylation domain-containing protein: MTESRDRIAELSPAKRELLARRLAQKRGDSARAIPRRAELASTPLSFAQERMWFMDQLMPGSALYTMAGVVRMVGPLDEAVLVRSMEQIALRHEVLRTTFREQGGAPIAVVAPALGMEPLRHDLRGLPEAERPAQAQRLMAEEVRRPFDLATGPLIRLTLLRLADEETLGLLTMHHIISDGWSTGVLFREFVAIYQAFAAGQPDPLPPLAIQYPDYAAWQRARLAGPLLEEQLAYWAQQLAGCPPVLDMPTDRPRPAAPSFRGGRVPVALPPALAQALADLSRAEGVTLFMTLLAGYTALLSRYSGQSDLVVGVPVAERSQPEAAGLIGCLLNTLPLRADLGGQPSFRELLRRTQRTALAAYAHQELPFEKLVDELQLERTLSHAPLCQVAFSFEENPAGALQIDRLRMQFEEIDTGTAKLDLGLELNETRALDQPSQIDGWLEYSADLFDHATAERMAGHLVTLLASAAAQPDAPVAELPLLSEEEQRLLLVDWNATEADYPQDVCIHQLFERQAERTPDAVALAYGEATTSYRELNERANQLAHALRGLGVGPEVLVGLCVERSPEAVVGILGILKAGGAYVPLDPAYPPERLAFMIDDASVAAVVTCGEAALGEQGGWARIDLRADVATLAAQPRTNPAPSASASSLAYVIYTSGSTGRPKGVMVEHRELVHHTLGFVESHELSEADRVMLFVSLSFDAAAAVLFPPLVIGATFVIPEIPSAELTGAALTQFCERQQVTVMHLPASVWHQWVDVLAARGEPFRVPLHVILTGGEAPSLEKLRAWAALTKRPMIFLNAYGPTEAVITTTLYKTRCDEATVAALTRIPTGRPVQNKKIYLLDQHMQPVPVGVPGEVYVGGIGLARGYLGQPELTAQKFVRDPFGPEGARLYRTGDLARYLPDGNIEFVGRADQQVKIRGFRIELGEIESALRQHPQVREAAVVVRGQGGDKRLVAYVVPQGYAPAAAELRAALRQVLPAHMLPSAYVALDALPLTPNGKLDERALPAPDASADDGAAPALAPRTPAERALAQIWAEVLGLAQVGVDANFFELGGHSLLATQVMSRVREAFGVDLPLRLLFEGPTVEALAAHLDAPAAPAAPAIAPAERCGPLPLSFAQQRLWFLAQLEPDSPFYNTPAAVRLDGALAVDALERALGEIVRRHEALRTTFQLVDGQPAQVVGQPAAVELRRHDLAALAGEEQERQLRALMAEEARRPFDLARGPLLRTTLLRLADQRHIFLLNMHHIVSDDWSTGALVREIGALYAAFAAGQQPDLPPLPIQYADYAIWQRGWLQGDVLDEQLGYWKRQLGGSLPVLDMPADRVRPPVQTYRGARLPFTLGLPLSAAVADLSRSLGATPFMTLLAAFKTLLYRYTGQADVVVGTPIAGRNHVEIEHLIGFFLNTLALRTDLAQAASFRALVEQVREVTLGAYAHQDLPFERLVEELQPQRDLSRSPIFQVMFVLHNAPAAPLALPGLALAPVELPNETALYDLTLSITEGEQGMTGWWEYNTDLFDAATVERLHGHFARLLGAALADPAARLLDLPLLAEAEREAALAQGRAAPSAYPSGQCTHELVAAQAARTPQAVAVQCGDRALSYRELDERSNQLARHLRGLGVGPEVLVGLCSERSPEMLVALLGILKAGGAYVPLDPAFPPERLAYMLHDSQAPVLLTEHALRDHIPGHAAQVLCLDADWGAVVGHSSAALEPLATPDALAYVLYTSGSTGRPKGVQIPHRALTNFLWSMREEPGIRADDALLAVTTLSFDIAGLELYLPLIVGARVVLATRADAADGAALLGLIERRGVTVMQATPATWRLMLGAGWRGTPGLKILCGGEALPRELADRLLECGESLWNMYGPTETTIWSAVDRVLPGSTISIGHPIANTQLYVLDPQGQPAPLGVPGELLIGGDGLARGYLGRPELTAEKFVRDPFGPEGARLYRTGDLVRYRADGQLEFLSRVDFQIKIRGFRIEIGEIEAVLAKHPGVRQAVVVARDMGRAAGADLALVAYLLPDPAAALEPEELRRFLKEQLPDYMVPAAFVPLDTFPLTPNGKIDRKALPAPESLRLEPSTAYVAPSTGLEQQIAAIWQDVLRIERVGVDDSFFDLGGHSLLMAQVHARLREQLGREVAMLDLFRFPTVGALARFLGQGEQAAPAQPGQARAELRRQLGQARAADVAIVGMTGRFPGAASVEDFWQNLTQGVESIRFYSEEELLAAGVAPELLRDPSYVRANAPIDGADLFDAGVFGMTPKEVEIMDPQQRLLLECAWEVLERAGYDSERYAGRIGVFAGVSLNTYLLKNISSNWDDLLQYAGFHQLFVGNDKDFAATRASYKLNLRGPSVTIQTACSTSLVAVHEASQSLLRGECDMALAGGAMVKVPQAEGYLYQQGGIASPDGHCRAFDAAASGTTRGDGVGLVALRRLEDALADGDQIYAVIKGSAINNDGADKVGYTAPSVSGQAEVIAEALAVAGVHPESIGYVEAHGTGTPMGDPIEIAALTQAYRAQTQRAGFCAVGSVKTNIGHLDTAAGVAGLIKAALAVRHGQIPPSLHYSAPNPSIDFASSPFYVSAALAPWRDGDELRRAGVSSFGIGGTNAHVVIEQAPLLDDSDAARPWQLLELSANTPSALDAQVANLAAHLRANPEANLADVAYTLHTGRRIFAHRRTLVARDAADAAEALAQADPARLQAGLAPQHELPVAFMFSGQGAQYAHMASGLYASEPVFRAALDRCAELLRPALGRDLRELLFPAEPLEGNGLLDQTQYTQPALFAVEYSLAQMWMAWGVRPNALIGHSIGEYVAACVAGVLGLEDALALVAARGRLMATLPAGAMLAVALPEAELLPMLGEGLDLAAVNSPGMAVVSGPAEAVDALAQALAARDIHTRRLHTSHAFHSAMMDPILDAFAEVVRGVALHAPQLPYISNVTGGWITAEQATDPAYWVRHLRGTVRFADGLAALLADPACALLEVGPGQTLASFARQQPQRAALTLGSLRHPNEKTDDRAFALGSLGRLWLAGAKVDAAALYAGERRQRVLLPTYPFERQRYWIEARQGVAAAPKLASDAKLADMADWFATPVWQPSAEADSFDPASLLAQPACWLIFADGLGLAPALAARLRALGQDVVLASPGAAYAKLPGGAYTLRPRAAEDYAALLSDMAASGRVPRAIAHLWSIQPADALPLAARVEQAQDLGFYSLLLLSQALGRQVLAPVSLAAVTRQMQAVAGGRASFPEQATVLGPCLVVPQEYPHIATASVDLGAAELEGAARAELVDALIAELATAPVERQVAYRDGQRMVLRFAPARLEPSAAAPRRLRERGVYLITGGLGGIGLTLGGYLATAARARLALTSRAGFPAREEWGRWLLSHSAQDETSQRIRQLQHLEEQGAEVLVLRADAADPAQMQAAVQATLQRFGSLNGVIHAAGLLRNEPIQSKSIEAAESVLLPKVQGTLALHAALQDVQLDWMLLCSSLTSAIGAIQTADYSAANAFLDAFARSTLAQGRLVISANWDNWQGVGMAAAGPELPAAQREWREEELRKGILPEEGAEVFARLLHRRLGQVLISTRDLAARIARTTAAAAPAPDLPAAPARAAHPRPALATPYAAPRSPQEQQVVAICKAVLGIEDVGIHDNFFELGCDSLIAIQFIAQLKQAFGVQLSPVTLFESPTISALMPHLAPQPADLPAPEAAEPAAPVREGRATSRAEMARRRAAARRGEE, encoded by the coding sequence GTGACCGAATCACGAGACCGTATCGCCGAGCTGTCCCCCGCCAAGCGCGAGCTGCTGGCGCGGCGGCTGGCCCAGAAGCGCGGCGACAGCGCCCGCGCCATCCCACGGCGGGCCGAGCTGGCATCCACCCCGCTCTCGTTCGCGCAGGAGCGCATGTGGTTCATGGACCAGCTGATGCCGGGCAGCGCGCTCTACACCATGGCGGGTGTGGTGCGCATGGTCGGCCCGCTGGATGAGGCCGTGCTGGTGCGCAGCATGGAGCAGATCGCGCTGCGCCACGAGGTGCTGCGCACCACCTTCCGCGAGCAGGGCGGCGCGCCCATAGCCGTGGTGGCCCCCGCGCTAGGCATGGAGCCGCTGCGCCACGACCTGCGCGGCCTGCCCGAGGCCGAGCGCCCCGCCCAGGCCCAGCGCCTGATGGCCGAGGAGGTGCGCCGCCCCTTCGACCTGGCCACTGGCCCGCTCATCCGCCTGACCCTGCTGCGGCTGGCCGACGAGGAGACCCTGGGGCTGCTGACCATGCACCACATCATCTCCGACGGCTGGTCCACCGGCGTGCTGTTCCGCGAGTTTGTGGCCATCTACCAGGCCTTCGCCGCAGGCCAGCCCGACCCGCTGCCGCCGCTGGCCATCCAGTACCCCGACTACGCCGCCTGGCAGCGCGCGCGCCTGGCCGGACCGCTGCTGGAGGAGCAGCTGGCCTACTGGGCGCAGCAGCTGGCGGGCTGCCCGCCCGTGCTCGACATGCCCACCGACAGGCCGCGCCCCGCCGCGCCCAGCTTCCGGGGCGGGCGCGTGCCGGTGGCGCTGCCGCCCGCCCTGGCCCAGGCCCTGGCCGACCTGAGCCGCGCCGAGGGCGTGACGCTGTTCATGACGCTGCTGGCGGGCTACACCGCGCTGCTCTCGCGCTACAGCGGCCAGAGCGATTTGGTGGTGGGCGTGCCGGTGGCCGAGCGCAGCCAGCCCGAGGCCGCCGGCCTGATCGGCTGCCTGCTGAACACCCTGCCGCTGCGCGCCGACCTAGGCGGCCAGCCCAGCTTCCGCGAGCTGCTGCGGCGCACCCAGCGCACCGCGCTGGCGGCCTACGCCCACCAGGAGCTGCCCTTCGAGAAGCTGGTGGATGAGCTGCAGCTTGAGCGCACGCTCAGCCACGCGCCGCTGTGCCAGGTGGCCTTCAGCTTCGAGGAGAACCCGGCGGGGGCGCTTCAGATCGACCGCCTGCGCATGCAGTTCGAGGAGATCGACACCGGCACCGCCAAGCTCGACCTGGGCCTAGAGCTGAACGAGACCCGCGCCCTCGACCAGCCCTCCCAGATCGACGGCTGGCTGGAGTACAGCGCCGACCTGTTCGACCACGCCACCGCCGAGCGCATGGCGGGCCACCTGGTGACGCTGCTGGCCAGCGCCGCCGCCCAGCCCGATGCGCCCGTGGCCGAGCTGCCCCTGCTGAGTGAGGAAGAGCAGCGCCTGCTGCTGGTGGACTGGAACGCCACCGAGGCCGACTACCCGCAGGATGTGTGCATCCACCAGCTGTTCGAGCGCCAGGCCGAGCGCACGCCCGACGCGGTGGCGCTGGCCTACGGTGAGGCCACCACCAGCTACCGCGAGCTGAACGAGCGGGCCAACCAGCTGGCCCACGCGCTGCGCGGTCTGGGCGTGGGGCCGGAGGTGCTGGTGGGCCTGTGTGTCGAGCGCTCGCCCGAGGCCGTGGTGGGCATCCTGGGCATCCTGAAGGCGGGCGGGGCCTACGTGCCGCTCGACCCGGCCTACCCGCCCGAGCGGCTGGCTTTCATGATCGACGACGCCAGCGTGGCGGCGGTCGTCACCTGCGGCGAGGCCGCACTGGGCGAGCAGGGCGGCTGGGCGCGCATCGACCTGCGCGCCGACGTGGCCACGCTGGCCGCGCAGCCGCGCACCAACCCCGCGCCCAGCGCCAGCGCCAGCAGCCTGGCCTACGTCATCTACACATCCGGCTCCACCGGCAGGCCCAAGGGCGTGATGGTCGAGCACCGCGAGCTGGTGCACCACACGCTGGGCTTTGTGGAGAGCCACGAGCTGAGCGAGGCCGACCGCGTGATGCTGTTCGTGTCGCTCAGCTTCGACGCGGCGGCGGCGGTGCTGTTCCCGCCCCTGGTGATCGGCGCGACGTTTGTGATCCCCGAGATCCCCAGCGCCGAGCTGACGGGCGCGGCGCTGACCCAGTTCTGCGAGCGCCAGCAGGTGACGGTGATGCACCTGCCCGCCTCGGTGTGGCACCAGTGGGTGGATGTGCTGGCGGCGCGGGGCGAGCCGTTCCGCGTGCCGCTGCACGTGATCCTGACGGGCGGCGAGGCCCCATCGCTGGAGAAGCTGCGGGCCTGGGCGGCGCTGACCAAGCGGCCCATGATCTTCCTGAACGCCTACGGCCCGACCGAGGCCGTGATCACCACCACGCTTTACAAGACCCGCTGCGACGAGGCCACGGTGGCTGCGCTGACCCGCATCCCCACGGGCCGCCCAGTGCAGAACAAGAAGATCTACCTGCTCGACCAGCACATGCAGCCCGTGCCCGTGGGCGTCCCCGGCGAGGTCTACGTGGGCGGCATCGGGCTGGCGCGCGGCTACCTGGGCCAGCCCGAGCTGACGGCGCAGAAGTTCGTGCGCGACCCGTTCGGCCCCGAGGGCGCGCGGCTCTACCGCACGGGCGATTTGGCCCGCTACCTGCCGGATGGCAACATCGAGTTTGTGGGCCGCGCCGACCAGCAGGTGAAGATTCGCGGCTTCCGCATCGAGCTGGGCGAGATCGAGAGCGCGCTGCGCCAGCACCCGCAGGTGCGCGAGGCGGCGGTGGTGGTGCGCGGCCAGGGCGGCGACAAGCGGCTGGTGGCCTATGTGGTGCCGCAGGGCTATGCCCCCGCCGCCGCCGAGCTGCGGGCCGCGCTGCGCCAGGTGCTGCCCGCCCACATGCTGCCCAGCGCCTACGTGGCGCTGGATGCGCTGCCGCTGACGCCCAACGGCAAGCTGGATGAGCGCGCCCTGCCCGCCCCCGACGCCAGCGCCGACGACGGCGCGGCCCCGGCGCTGGCCCCGCGCACCCCCGCCGAGCGCGCGCTCGCCCAGATCTGGGCCGAGGTGCTGGGCCTGGCCCAGGTGGGCGTGGACGCCAACTTCTTCGAGCTGGGCGGCCACTCGCTGCTGGCCACGCAGGTGATGTCGCGCGTGCGCGAGGCCTTCGGCGTGGATCTGCCGCTGCGGCTGCTGTTCGAGGGGCCGACGGTCGAGGCCCTGGCGGCGCATCTGGATGCGCCCGCCGCGCCCGCCGCGCCCGCCATCGCCCCCGCCGAGCGCTGCGGCCCGCTGCCGCTGTCGTTCGCGCAGCAGCGGCTGTGGTTCCTGGCCCAGCTTGAGCCAGACAGCCCGTTCTACAACACGCCCGCCGCCGTGCGCCTAGATGGCGCGCTGGCTGTGGATGCGCTGGAGCGAGCGCTGGGCGAGATCGTGCGCCGCCACGAGGCGCTGCGCACCACCTTCCAGCTGGTGGATGGCCAGCCCGCCCAGGTGGTGGGCCAGCCCGCCGCCGTGGAGCTGCGCCGCCACGACCTCGCGGCGCTGGCGGGCGAGGAGCAGGAGCGCCAGCTGCGCGCCCTGATGGCCGAGGAGGCTCGCCGCCCCTTCGACCTGGCGCGTGGGCCGCTGCTGCGCACCACGCTGCTGCGGCTGGCCGATCAGCGCCACATCTTCCTGCTGAACATGCACCACATCGTCTCCGACGACTGGTCGACCGGCGCGCTGGTGCGCGAGATCGGCGCGCTCTACGCCGCCTTCGCCGCAGGCCAGCAGCCCGATCTGCCGCCGCTGCCCATCCAGTACGCCGACTATGCGATCTGGCAGCGCGGCTGGCTCCAGGGCGATGTGCTGGATGAGCAGCTGGGCTATTGGAAGCGCCAGCTGGGCGGATCGCTGCCCGTGCTGGACATGCCCGCCGACCGCGTGCGCCCGCCGGTGCAGACCTACCGAGGCGCGCGGCTGCCTTTCACACTGGGCCTGCCGCTCAGCGCCGCCGTGGCCGACCTGAGCCGCAGCCTGGGGGCCACGCCCTTCATGACGCTGCTGGCCGCATTTAAAACCCTGCTCTACCGCTACACCGGCCAGGCCGATGTGGTGGTGGGCACGCCTATCGCGGGCCGCAACCACGTGGAGATCGAGCACCTGATCGGCTTCTTCCTGAACACGCTGGCGCTGCGCACTGATCTGGCCCAGGCGGCCAGCTTCCGCGCGCTGGTCGAGCAGGTGCGCGAGGTGACCCTGGGGGCCTACGCCCACCAGGATCTGCCCTTCGAGCGACTGGTCGAGGAGCTACAGCCCCAGCGCGACCTCAGCCGCTCGCCAATCTTCCAGGTGATGTTTGTGCTGCACAACGCCCCCGCCGCGCCGCTGGCCCTGCCAGGGCTGGCGCTCGCGCCGGTAGAGCTGCCAAACGAGACCGCGCTCTACGACCTGACGCTCTCCATCACCGAGGGCGAGCAGGGTATGACCGGCTGGTGGGAGTACAACACCGACCTGTTCGACGCGGCCACAGTGGAGCGCCTGCACGGCCACTTCGCCCGCCTGCTGGGCGCAGCCCTGGCCGACCCGGCGGCCCGCCTGCTCGACCTGCCGCTGCTGGCCGAGGCCGAGCGCGAGGCCGCGCTGGCCCAGGGCCGCGCCGCGCCCAGCGCCTACCCCAGCGGCCAGTGCACCCACGAGCTGGTGGCCGCCCAGGCCGCCCGCACGCCCCAGGCCGTGGCCGTGCAGTGCGGCGACCGCGCCCTGAGCTACCGCGAGCTGGATGAGCGCTCGAACCAGCTGGCCCGCCACCTGCGCGGGCTGGGCGTCGGCCCCGAGGTGCTGGTGGGCCTGTGCTCCGAGCGCTCGCCCGAGATGCTGGTGGCGCTGCTGGGCATCCTGAAGGCGGGCGGGGCCTATGTGCCGCTCGACCCGGCCTTCCCGCCCGAGCGGCTGGCCTACATGCTGCACGACTCGCAGGCCCCCGTGCTGCTGACCGAGCACGCCCTGCGCGACCACATCCCGGGCCACGCCGCGCAGGTGCTGTGCCTGGATGCTGACTGGGGCGCGGTGGTGGGCCACAGCAGCGCCGCGCTGGAGCCGCTGGCCACGCCCGATGCTCTGGCCTACGTGCTCTACACATCCGGCTCCACCGGCAGGCCGAAGGGCGTGCAGATCCCGCACCGCGCGCTCACCAACTTCCTCTGGTCGATGCGCGAGGAGCCGGGCATCCGCGCCGACGACGCGCTGCTGGCCGTCACCACGCTGTCCTTCGACATCGCCGGGCTAGAGCTGTACCTGCCGCTGATCGTGGGCGCGCGGGTGGTGCTGGCCACGCGGGCCGACGCCGCCGACGGCGCGGCGCTGCTGGGCCTGATCGAGCGGCGCGGCGTGACGGTGATGCAGGCCACCCCGGCCACCTGGCGGCTGATGCTGGGGGCGGGCTGGCGCGGCACGCCGGGGCTGAAGATCCTGTGCGGCGGCGAGGCGCTGCCCCGCGAGCTGGCCGATAGGCTGCTGGAATGCGGCGAGTCGCTGTGGAACATGTACGGCCCCACCGAGACCACGATCTGGTCGGCGGTGGACCGCGTGCTGCCCGGCTCGACCATCTCGATCGGCCACCCGATCGCCAACACCCAGCTCTACGTGCTCGACCCGCAGGGCCAGCCCGCGCCGCTGGGCGTTCCCGGCGAGCTGCTGATCGGCGGCGACGGCCTGGCGCGCGGCTACCTGGGCCGCCCCGAGCTGACGGCGGAGAAGTTCGTGCGCGACCCGTTCGGCCCCGAGGGCGCGCGGCTCTACCGCACGGGCGACCTAGTGCGCTACCGCGCCGACGGCCAGCTCGAATTCCTCAGCCGGGTCGACTTCCAGATCAAGATCCGCGGCTTCCGCATCGAGATCGGCGAGATCGAGGCCGTGCTGGCCAAGCACCCTGGCGTGCGGCAGGCCGTGGTGGTGGCCCGCGACATGGGCCGCGCCGCCGGGGCCGACCTGGCGCTGGTGGCCTACCTGCTGCCCGACCCCGCCGCCGCGCTAGAGCCGGAGGAGCTGCGCCGCTTCCTGAAGGAGCAGCTGCCCGACTACATGGTGCCCGCCGCCTTCGTGCCGCTGGACACGTTCCCGCTGACGCCAAACGGCAAGATCGACCGCAAGGCCCTGCCCGCGCCCGAGTCGCTGCGGCTGGAGCCGAGCACGGCCTATGTCGCGCCCAGCACAGGGCTAGAGCAGCAGATCGCCGCGATCTGGCAGGACGTGCTGCGCATAGAGCGGGTGGGCGTCGACGATAGCTTCTTCGACCTGGGCGGCCACTCGCTGTTGATGGCCCAGGTGCACGCCCGCCTGCGCGAGCAGCTTGGCCGCGAGGTCGCGATGCTCGACCTGTTCCGCTTCCCCACCGTCGGCGCGCTGGCCCGCTTCCTGGGCCAGGGCGAGCAGGCCGCGCCCGCCCAGCCAGGGCAGGCCCGCGCCGAGCTGCGCCGCCAGCTTGGCCAGGCCCGCGCGGCGGATGTGGCCATCGTGGGTATGACCGGGCGCTTCCCCGGCGCGGCCAGCGTCGAGGATTTCTGGCAGAACCTGACGCAGGGCGTCGAGTCGATCCGCTTCTACAGCGAGGAGGAGCTGCTGGCGGCGGGCGTCGCGCCCGAGCTGCTGCGCGACCCCAGCTACGTGCGGGCCAACGCGCCGATCGACGGGGCCGACCTGTTCGACGCGGGCGTGTTCGGGATGACGCCCAAGGAGGTCGAGATTATGGACCCCCAGCAGCGCCTGCTGCTGGAGTGCGCCTGGGAGGTGCTGGAGCGCGCCGGGTACGACTCCGAGCGCTACGCGGGCCGGATCGGCGTGTTCGCCGGGGTCAGCCTGAACACCTATCTGCTGAAAAACATCTCGTCGAACTGGGACGATCTGCTCCAGTACGCCGGGTTCCACCAGCTCTTCGTCGGCAACGACAAGGATTTTGCCGCCACCCGCGCATCCTACAAGCTGAACCTGCGCGGTCCCAGCGTTACCATCCAGACCGCCTGCTCCACCTCGCTGGTGGCGGTGCACGAGGCCAGCCAGAGCCTGCTGCGCGGCGAGTGCGACATGGCGCTGGCGGGCGGCGCGATGGTGAAGGTGCCGCAGGCCGAGGGCTATCTGTACCAGCAGGGCGGCATCGCCTCGCCCGACGGCCACTGCCGCGCCTTCGACGCGGCGGCCAGCGGCACCACGCGGGGCGACGGCGTGGGTCTGGTGGCCCTGCGGCGGCTTGAGGACGCCCTGGCCGACGGCGACCAGATCTACGCGGTGATCAAAGGCTCGGCCATCAACAACGATGGCGCGGACAAGGTGGGCTACACCGCGCCCAGCGTCAGCGGCCAGGCCGAGGTGATCGCCGAGGCCCTGGCGGTGGCGGGCGTCCACCCCGAGAGCATCGGCTATGTCGAGGCCCACGGCACTGGTACGCCGATGGGCGACCCGATCGAGATCGCCGCGCTGACCCAGGCCTACCGCGCCCAGACCCAGCGTGCTGGCTTCTGCGCGGTCGGCTCGGTGAAGACCAATATCGGCCACCTCGACACGGCGGCGGGCGTGGCGGGCCTGATCAAGGCTGCGCTGGCGGTGCGCCACGGCCAGATCCCGCCCAGCCTGCACTACAGCGCGCCTAACCCCAGCATCGATTTCGCCAGCAGCCCGTTCTACGTGAGCGCGGCGCTCGCACCCTGGCGCGATGGCGATGAGCTGCGGCGGGCGGGCGTCAGCTCGTTTGGCATCGGCGGCACCAACGCCCACGTGGTGATCGAGCAGGCCCCGCTCCTGGACGACTCCGACGCGGCGCGGCCCTGGCAGCTGCTGGAGCTCTCGGCCAACACGCCCAGCGCGCTGGATGCCCAGGTGGCCAACCTGGCCGCGCACCTGCGCGCCAACCCCGAGGCCAACCTGGCCGATGTGGCCTACACGCTGCACACGGGCCGCCGCATCTTCGCCCACCGCCGCACCCTGGTGGCCCGCGATGCCGCCGACGCCGCCGAGGCGCTGGCCCAGGCCGACCCCGCGCGGCTGCAGGCGGGCCTCGCGCCCCAGCACGAGCTGCCGGTGGCCTTCATGTTCTCCGGCCAGGGTGCGCAGTACGCCCACATGGCCAGCGGCCTCTACGCCAGCGAGCCGGTGTTCCGCGCCGCGCTCGACCGCTGCGCCGAGCTGCTGCGCCCCGCGCTGGGCCGCGACCTGCGCGAGCTGCTCTTCCCCGCCGAGCCGCTGGAGGGCAACGGCCTGCTGGACCAGACCCAGTACACCCAGCCCGCGCTCTTCGCGGTGGAGTACAGCCTAGCCCAGATGTGGATGGCCTGGGGCGTGCGTCCCAATGCGCTGATCGGCCATAGCATCGGCGAGTATGTGGCCGCCTGCGTGGCGGGCGTGCTCGGGCTGGAGGATGCGCTGGCGCTGGTGGCCGCCCGTGGCCGCCTGATGGCCACGCTGCCCGCAGGGGCGATGCTGGCCGTGGCCCTGCCCGAGGCCGAGCTGCTGCCGATGTTAGGCGAAGGGCTGGATCTGGCCGCCGTCAACAGCCCCGGCATGGCGGTGGTCTCTGGCCCCGCCGAGGCGGTGGATGCGCTGGCCCAGGCGCTCGCCGCCCGCGACATCCACACGCGGCGGCTGCACACCTCGCACGCCTTCCACTCCGCGATGATGGACCCCATCCTCGACGCCTTCGCCGAGGTGGTGCGCGGGGTCGCCCTTCACGCCCCGCAGCTGCCCTACATCTCGAACGTGACCGGCGGCTGGATCACCGCCGAGCAGGCCACCGACCCGGCCTACTGGGTGCGCCACCTGCGCGGCACGGTGCGCTTCGCGGATGGCCTGGCCGCGCTGCTGGCCGACCCGGCCTGCGCGCTGCTGGAGGTCGGCCCCGGCCAGACGCTGGCCTCGTTCGCCCGCCAGCAGCCCCAGCGGGCCGCGCTTACCCTCGGCTCGCTGCGCCACCCCAATGAGAAGACCGACGACCGCGCCTTTGCGCTCGGCTCGCTCGGGCGGCTTTGGCTGGCTGGCGCGAAGGTGGACGCCGCCGCGCTCTACGCTGGCGAGCGCCGCCAGCGCGTGCTGCTGCCCACCTACCCCTTCGAGCGCCAGCGCTACTGGATCGAGGCCCGGCAGGGTGTGGCCGCCGCGCCCAAGCTGGCCAGCGACGCCAAGCTGGCCGACATGGCCGACTGGTTCGCCACGCCGGTCTGGCAGCCCTCCGCCGAGGCCGACAGCTTCGACCCCGCGAGCCTGCTGGCCCAGCCCGCCTGCTGGCTGATCTTCGCCGACGGCCTGGGCCTGGCCCCGGCGCTGGCGGCGCGGCTGCGCGCCCTGGGGCAGGATGTGGTGCTGGCCAGCCCCGGCGCGGCCTACGCCAAGCTGCCCGGCGGTGCCTACACGCTGCGCCCCCGCGCCGCCGAGGACTACGCCGCGCTGCTGTCCGATATGGCTGCGTCGGGCCGCGTGCCGCGTGCCATCGCCCACCTGTGGAGCATCCAGCCCGCCGATGCGCTGCCGCTGGCGGCCCGCGTCGAGCAGGCCCAGGATCTGGGCTTCTACAGCCTGCTGCTGCTGTCGCAGGCCCTCGGGCGGCAGGTGCTCGCGCCCGTGTCGCTGGCCGCTGTCACGCGGCAGATGCAGGCCGTGGCGGGCGGGCGGGCCAGCTTCCCCGAGCAGGCCACGGTGCTTGGCCCCTGCCTGGTGGTGCCGCAGGAGTACCCCCACATCGCCACGGCCAGCGTCGACCTGGGCGCAGCCGAGCTTGAGGGCGCGGCCCGCGCCGAGCTGGTCGACGCGCTGATCGCCGAGCTGGCCACGGCCCCCGTCGAGCGCCAGGTGGCCTACCGCGATGGTCAGCGCATGGTGCTGCGCTTCGCGCCCGCCCGCCTGGAGCCGAGCGCCGCCGCCCCGCGCCGCCTGCGCGAGCGCGGCGTCTACCTCATCACCGGCGGACTGGGCGGTATTGGCCTCACGCTGGGCGGCTACCTCGCCACGGCCGCGCGCGCCCGGCTGGCGCTCACCAGCCGCGCGGGCTTCCCCGCCCGCGAGGAGTGGGGCCGCTGGCTGCTGTCCCACAGCGCGCAGGATGAGACCAGCCAGCGCATCCGCCAGCTCCAGCATCTGGAGGAGCAGGGGGCCGAGGTGCTGGTGCTGCGCGCCGATGCCGCCGACCCCGCCCAGATGCAGGCCGCTGTCCAGGCCACGCTCCAGCGCTTCGGGTCGCTGAATGGCGTCATCCACGCCGCCGGCCTGCTGCGCAACGAGCCGATCCAGTCCAAGAGCATCGAGGCCGCCGAGAGCGTGCTGCTGCCCAAGGTTCAGGGCACGCTGGCGCTGCACGCCGCGCTCCAGGATGTCCAGCTCGACTGGATGCTGCTCTGTTCGTCGCTCACATCCGCCATCGGCGCGATCCAGACGGCGGACTACAGCGCCGCGAACGCCTTCTTGGATGCCTTCGCCCGCAGCACGCTGGCCCAGGGTCGGCTGGTCATCTCGGCCAACTGGGACAACTGGCAGGGCGTGGGTATGGCCGCCGCAGGCCCCGAGCTGCCCGCCGCCCAGCGCGAGTGGCGCGAGGAGGAGCTGCGCAAGGGCATCCTGCCGGAAGAGGGTGCCGAGGTGTTCGCGCGGCTGCTGCACCGTCGCCTCGGCCAGGTGCTGATCTCGACCCGCGATCTCGCGGCCAGGATCGCCCGCACCACCGCCGCCGCCGCGCCCGCGCCGGATCTGCCCGCCGCCCCGGCCCGCGCCGCGCACCCGCGCCCCGCGCTGGCCACGCCCTACGCCGCGCCGCGCAGCCCGCAGGAGCAGCAGGTGGTGGCGATCTGCAAGGCGGTGCTGGGCATCGAGGATGTGGGCATCCACGACAACTTCTTCGAGCTGGGCTGCGACTCGCTGATCGCCATCCAGTTCATCGCCCAGCTCAAGCAGGCGTTTGGCGTGCAGCTCTCGCCCGTCACCCTGTTCGAGTCGCCCACGATCAGCGCGCTGATGCCGCACCTCGCGCCGCAGCCCGCCGATCTGCCCGCGCCCGAGGCCGCCGAGCCAGCCGCGCCCGTGCGCGAGGGCCGCGCCACATCCCGCGCCGAGATGGCCCGCCGCCGCGCCGCAGCCCGCCGTGGCGAGGAGTAG